Proteins found in one Bacillus sp. BGMRC 2118 genomic segment:
- a CDS encoding M20/M25/M40 family metallo-hydrolase, whose amino-acid sequence MVNQERLLNEFLELVQVDSETKFEAEIAKILKEKFSSLGVEVYEDDTTALTGHGAGNLVCTLPATKDGVDTIYFTSHMDTVVPGKGIKPSVKDGYVVTDGTTILGADDKTGLAAMFEAIRVLKENNIPHGTIEFIITVGEESGLVGAKVLDRSKITATYGYALDSDGKVGNIIVAAPTQAKVKTTIYGKTAHAGVAPEKGVSAITVAAKAIAKMPLGRIDEETTANIGRFEGGQQTNIVCDRVDILAEARSLVPEKMEAQVQKMKEAFESTAAEMGGRAEVEVTVMYPGFKFGEGDHVVEVARRAAATIGRSSELQQSGGGSDANVIAGHGIPTVNLAVGYEEIHTTNERMPIEELVKTAELVVAIIKEVAK is encoded by the coding sequence ATGGTAAATCAAGAACGATTATTAAATGAATTTCTTGAATTAGTTCAAGTTGATTCTGAGACAAAGTTTGAAGCGGAGATTGCAAAAATATTAAAAGAGAAGTTTTCTTCTTTAGGTGTAGAAGTGTATGAAGATGACACAACTGCCTTAACAGGACACGGTGCAGGAAATTTAGTTTGTACGCTGCCTGCTACGAAAGATGGAGTCGATACAATTTACTTCACATCACATATGGATACGGTTGTTCCTGGTAAGGGAATTAAGCCATCTGTTAAAGATGGATATGTTGTAACAGATGGTACTACGATTTTAGGAGCTGACGATAAGACTGGTCTTGCAGCAATGTTTGAAGCAATCCGAGTTCTTAAAGAAAACAATATTCCTCATGGAACTATTGAATTCATCATCACAGTCGGTGAGGAATCCGGACTAGTAGGAGCAAAAGTACTTGATCGCTCTAAAATTACAGCTACATACGGCTACGCATTAGACAGTGACGGAAAAGTAGGAAATATCATTGTGGCAGCACCGACTCAGGCAAAAGTAAAGACAACAATCTATGGTAAAACAGCACACGCAGGGGTAGCTCCAGAAAAAGGTGTATCGGCTATCACTGTTGCTGCAAAAGCAATTGCGAAAATGCCATTAGGAAGAATCGATGAGGAAACAACAGCAAACATTGGTCGCTTTGAAGGTGGTCAACAAACAAACATCGTATGTGACCGTGTAGATATTCTTGCTGAAGCCCGTTCCTTAGTACCTGAAAAAATGGAAGCACAAGTTCAAAAGATGAAGGAAGCATTTGAATCAACTGCAGCAGAGATGGGTGGTCGTGCAGAGGTTGAAGTGACAGTGATGTATCCAGGATTTAAGTTTGGAGAAGGTGACCATGTTGTTGAAGTAGCACGTCGTGCGGCAGCAACGATTGGTCGTTCATCAGAACTTCAGCAAAGCGGGGGAGGAAGTGACGCAAACGTAATTGCAGGTCATGGAATTCCAACCGTAAACTTAGCTGTCGGATATGAAGAAATTCATACAACGAACGAGAGAATGCCAATTGAAGAGCTAGTAAAAACAGCTGAACTAGTAGTGGCGATTATTAAAGAAGTAGCAAAATAA
- a CDS encoding DUF779 domain-containing protein, producing the protein MVLKVTATKSALDLIEKLKSKHGELLFHQSGGCCDGSSPMCFSRSDFLIAEADVLLGEIGGCPFYMTKAQYEYWKHTQLIIDVVPGRGGMFSLEGPEGIRFLTRSRVFTESERAELKL; encoded by the coding sequence ATGGTGTTAAAAGTAACCGCAACAAAAAGTGCTCTAGACTTAATTGAGAAACTCAAAAGTAAGCATGGTGAATTACTTTTTCATCAATCTGGCGGTTGCTGTGACGGGAGTTCACCTATGTGTTTTTCGCGTAGTGACTTCTTAATTGCTGAAGCAGACGTCCTTCTTGGAGAAATCGGTGGTTGTCCATTCTACATGACCAAAGCTCAATATGAGTATTGGAAACATACCCAGCTCATAATTGATGTTGTCCCAGGACGCGGAGGCATGTTTTCCTTAGAGGGACCAGAAGGAATCCGATTTCTCACGAGATCCAGAGTGTTTACGGAAAGTGAAAGAGCTGAACTAAAATTGTAA
- a CDS encoding VanZ family protein, translated as MIRNEKLLAGTAFLMYVCFLFYLVFFSSYRHNVQGIFAYNVVPFESISAYVHHYDGFRITRLTDNFFGNIAAFIPFGILIPCMIKSVKLLQVTLYSILFSLFIEVTQIFLRVGAFDVDDILLNTVGGIFGYVLLRSLVSIYNLKDK; from the coding sequence ATGATTAGAAATGAAAAGCTTTTGGCAGGAACTGCATTTCTTATGTATGTATGTTTCCTCTTTTATCTTGTATTTTTTTCTTCCTATCGTCATAATGTACAAGGCATTTTTGCTTATAATGTAGTACCATTTGAGTCCATTTCGGCTTATGTACATCATTATGACGGATTCCGAATAACGAGGCTGACAGATAATTTCTTTGGGAACATTGCAGCTTTTATTCCTTTCGGTATTCTAATTCCATGCATGATAAAAAGTGTTAAGCTTCTACAAGTCACTTTATATTCCATTCTGTTTTCCTTATTCATTGAAGTCACTCAGATTTTCTTACGTGTTGGAGCATTTGACGTAGATGATATTCTGTTAAATACAGTTGGTGGGATTTTTGGGTATGTTCTATTAAGGTCACTCGTATCCATATATAACTTGAAAGATAAATAA
- a CDS encoding aldehyde dehydrogenase family protein → MIYAQPGQADSKVTFKSRYENYIGGKWTAPVNGQYFENVTPVTGKAFCEVARSTSEDIELALDAAHEAKAGWGRTSVTDRAIILNKIADRMEQNLEMLAVAETWDNGKPVRETLAADLPLAIDHFRYFAGTVRAQEGALSEIDNDTVAYHYHEPLGVVGQIIPWNFPILMAVWKLAPALAAGNCVVLKPAEQTPTSILVLMELIEDLLPPGVVNIVNGFGLEAGKPLASSSRIAKIAFTGETTTGRLIMQYASQNLIPVTLELGGKSPNIFFEDIMAKDDDFLDKAVEGFVMFALNQGEVCTCPSRALIQESIYDQFMERVLARVAEIKQGNPLDVSTMIGAQASTEQLEKILSYFEIGKQEGAEVLAGGERNYLSEDLEGGYYIKPTVFKGHNKMRIFQEEIFGPVVSVTTFKDHNEALEIANDTLYGLGAGVWTRDMNTAYRFGREIQAGRVWTNCYHAYPAHAAFGGYKSSGIGRENHKMMLSHYQQTKNLLVSYSPQKLGFF, encoded by the coding sequence ATGATTTATGCACAACCTGGACAAGCTGATTCGAAGGTAACATTTAAAAGTCGTTATGAAAACTATATTGGCGGTAAGTGGACAGCTCCTGTAAACGGGCAATATTTTGAAAATGTGACACCTGTAACAGGTAAAGCCTTTTGTGAAGTAGCTCGTTCAACTTCTGAAGATATTGAGTTAGCGTTAGATGCTGCACATGAAGCAAAAGCTGGATGGGGACGTACTTCTGTTACAGATCGGGCAATCATCTTAAACAAGATTGCAGACCGAATGGAACAAAACCTTGAAATGCTAGCAGTTGCTGAAACGTGGGATAACGGAAAGCCAGTTCGTGAAACGTTAGCTGCAGATTTACCACTAGCTATTGACCACTTCCGTTATTTCGCCGGAACCGTTCGTGCGCAGGAAGGTGCACTATCTGAAATTGATAACGATACGGTTGCCTATCATTACCATGAGCCATTAGGAGTTGTTGGTCAAATTATTCCTTGGAACTTCCCTATCCTTATGGCAGTTTGGAAATTGGCTCCTGCACTTGCAGCTGGAAACTGTGTCGTATTAAAACCTGCTGAACAGACACCTACATCTATATTGGTTCTCATGGAGCTAATTGAGGATTTATTGCCTCCAGGAGTTGTAAATATTGTCAACGGTTTTGGGTTAGAAGCAGGTAAGCCATTGGCATCTAGTAGCCGAATTGCAAAAATTGCATTTACGGGAGAAACGACTACTGGCCGTTTAATCATGCAATATGCATCTCAAAACCTAATTCCTGTAACACTTGAGCTTGGTGGAAAATCACCTAATATCTTCTTTGAGGATATCATGGCAAAGGACGATGATTTCTTAGATAAAGCCGTAGAGGGATTCGTTATGTTTGCATTGAATCAAGGAGAAGTATGTACATGTCCATCTCGAGCATTAATTCAAGAATCCATTTATGATCAATTTATGGAAAGAGTATTAGCACGTGTTGCAGAAATTAAGCAAGGAAATCCATTAGATGTGTCAACGATGATTGGTGCACAAGCATCGACAGAACAATTAGAAAAAATTCTTTCTTATTTCGAAATAGGAAAGCAAGAAGGTGCTGAAGTTTTAGCAGGTGGAGAAAGAAACTACTTATCTGAAGACTTAGAAGGCGGCTACTATATTAAGCCAACCGTATTTAAAGGTCATAACAAAATGAGAATCTTCCAGGAAGAAATTTTCGGGCCTGTCGTCTCTGTTACAACCTTTAAAGATCACAATGAAGCACTAGAAATTGCAAATGATACATTGTACGGATTAGGTGCTGGAGTTTGGACACGTGATATGAATACGGCCTATCGCTTTGGACGTGAAATCCAAGCAGGTCGTGTGTGGACGAACTGTTATCATGCTTATCCTGCTCACGCAGCATTTGGTGGTTATAAATCTTCGGGTATTGGTCGTGAAAATCACAAAATGATGTTAAGTCACTACCAACAAACGAAAAATTTACTTGTAAGCTATAGCCCTCAAAAGCTTGGATTCTTTTGA
- a CDS encoding acyl-CoA carboxylase subunit beta produces MDIYEKINDLYDRKREVELGGGDDRIDKQHEKGKLTARERIDLLVDPGTFVELNPFIEHRSQDFGLGDKKGPGDGVVTGYGKVHGRPIYLFSQDFTVFGGALGEMHAKKISNIMDLAAKNGAPVVGLNDSGGARIQEGVVSLDGYGHIFYRNAIYSGVVPQISVIMGPCAGGAVYSPAITDFVFMVEETSQMFITGPKVIETVTGEKISSEDLGGAKMHNSVSGNAHFSGKTEEEVLEQVRHLLSYLPQNNEEKPPKSEHDGESDYRENLTETIPFDPLRPYDVRTVVEQVVDEGSFMEVHKDFARNIVVGLARIKGEVVGLVCNQPKVMAGGLDIDSSDKAARFIRFCDSFNIPIITFEDVTGFFPGVKQEHGGIIRHGAKILYAYSEATVPKLTVILRKAYGGAYVALNSKAIGADLVYAWPNAEIAVMGPQGAANIIFAREIENSVNPEQTRADKIEEYREKFANPYVAAKMGMVDDVIDPRETRIKLIQALEMLRNKREERPRKKHGNIPL; encoded by the coding sequence CAGAAAACGAGAAGTAGAATTAGGCGGTGGAGACGACCGCATCGACAAGCAACATGAAAAAGGGAAGCTAACGGCACGGGAAAGAATTGACCTTCTTGTCGACCCTGGAACATTTGTAGAACTGAACCCATTTATTGAGCATCGCTCGCAAGATTTTGGATTAGGTGATAAAAAGGGTCCTGGAGACGGTGTTGTTACTGGTTACGGTAAGGTTCATGGACGTCCTATTTATTTATTCTCACAAGATTTTACTGTTTTTGGCGGAGCATTAGGTGAAATGCATGCAAAGAAAATATCCAATATCATGGATTTAGCGGCAAAAAATGGTGCACCTGTTGTTGGGTTAAATGACTCAGGAGGGGCTAGAATTCAAGAAGGTGTGGTATCATTAGATGGTTATGGTCACATCTTTTACCGTAACGCCATCTACTCGGGTGTAGTACCTCAAATTTCTGTAATTATGGGGCCATGTGCCGGTGGGGCAGTATACTCTCCTGCCATTACGGACTTTGTATTCATGGTTGAAGAAACAAGTCAAATGTTCATCACAGGTCCAAAGGTTATTGAAACAGTAACAGGTGAAAAAATTTCTTCAGAAGACCTCGGTGGAGCGAAAATGCACAACTCTGTTAGTGGGAATGCTCATTTTTCCGGTAAGACAGAAGAAGAAGTATTAGAACAAGTTCGCCATTTGTTAAGTTATTTACCACAGAACAATGAAGAAAAACCACCGAAGAGTGAGCATGATGGAGAATCTGACTACCGAGAGAATCTAACAGAAACAATCCCTTTTGATCCGCTTCGTCCTTATGATGTGAGAACAGTGGTAGAGCAGGTAGTGGATGAAGGTTCCTTCATGGAAGTACATAAAGATTTTGCAAGAAATATCGTTGTTGGATTGGCACGAATTAAAGGAGAAGTGGTAGGATTAGTATGTAATCAACCAAAGGTAATGGCTGGTGGACTTGATATTGATTCATCAGATAAAGCTGCACGCTTTATACGCTTCTGTGACTCCTTTAACATTCCAATTATTACATTTGAAGATGTAACAGGCTTCTTCCCAGGTGTAAAACAAGAACATGGTGGAATCATACGTCATGGTGCTAAAATTCTATATGCCTATTCAGAAGCAACTGTTCCAAAGTTAACAGTCATCTTGAGAAAAGCATATGGCGGGGCATATGTAGCACTGAATAGCAAAGCGATTGGGGCAGACTTAGTGTATGCATGGCCAAATGCAGAAATTGCCGTGATGGGACCTCAAGGAGCTGCCAATATTATTTTTGCTAGAGAGATCGAAAATAGTGTAAACCCAGAGCAAACGAGAGCTGATAAGATAGAAGAGTATCGTGAAAAGTTTGCAAACCCATATGTTGCAGCAAAAATGGGAATGGTAGATGATGTCATTGATCCAAGGGAAACGAGAATAAAATTAATTCAAGCACTAGAAATGTTAAGAAACAAGCGTGAAGAGAGACCTAGAAAAAAACACGGAAACATCCCTTTATAA
- a CDS encoding purine-binding chemotaxis protein CheW, producing the protein MMSETLVFDKVVVFQAKEEEFGIPIQYVVSIEKIQALTSIPNMPYYMNGVTTVRGEVTPILDANQILYKLSSKISEQSRMIIVKTDSLSFGIIVDDAKEIIDIPAESVQQVGLLVSDASSYLVGVANLENRLLSLIDPTKLLSTLAEMDDVKKQLQ; encoded by the coding sequence ATGATGAGTGAGACACTAGTATTTGATAAGGTTGTTGTATTTCAGGCGAAGGAAGAGGAATTTGGTATTCCGATTCAATATGTAGTATCCATTGAAAAAATCCAAGCGCTAACTTCAATTCCAAATATGCCGTACTATATGAATGGTGTAACAACTGTCCGTGGTGAGGTTACTCCAATATTAGATGCGAATCAAATTCTATATAAATTAAGTAGTAAAATATCCGAGCAATCACGAATGATTATTGTAAAAACGGATTCGCTTTCCTTCGGAATTATTGTGGATGATGCGAAAGAGATTATTGATATTCCTGCTGAAAGTGTTCAACAAGTTGGATTACTAGTATCTGATGCTTCCTCTTACTTAGTAGGGGTAGCGAACCTGGAAAATCGACTATTATCCTTAATTGATCCGACTAAGCTATTAAGCACACTTGCTGAAATGGACGATGTAAAAAAACAACTTCAATAA